GGTGTCATCGCCGTCGCCACCGTAAAGGGCGTCATCACCGTCATCGCCGTTCAGGGTGTCGCTGCCGGTGCCGCCCACCAGTTGGTCGTTGCCAAGCCCACCGTCCAATTGATCGTTGCCGGCGTTACCGTACAGGCTGTCGTCGCCGTCGCCGCCGGCAAGAATGTCGTCGCCGCTTTCCCCGGTGGCGTCGCCGTACAGGACGTCGTTTCCGGTACCGCCGTCAAGCCGGTCGTTGCCGGCACTGCCGACCAGGGTGTCGTCGCCCGCGGCACCGAAAAGCTGGTCATCCCCGTCGTTACCGTAAAGAGTGTCGTTGTCCAACCCGCCGTCGAGACGATCATTCCCCATCCCGCCGTACAGGCTGTCAATGCCGTCACCGCCGATCAGGGTATCATTACCGCCGCCACCGCTGAGCAGGTCGTCGCCAGCGCCCCCGTCGAGACGGTCGTCCCCCTGATAGGCGGCAGCAATGTCGCCGCCGTCGCCGTAGAGTTTGTCGTCTCCCGCGCCACCGTACAGGAGATCCTGGCCGCCGTATCCCACCAGGAGGTCATTCCCCCTACCGCCATACAGAGTATCGTTGCCGTGATCCGCCGCCGCCAGATCGCCGGAATCACCATGCAGCTCGTCGTTGCCGTCATCCCCGTAGAGAGTATCGTTGCCGCCGACCCCGAAAAGCAGGTCGTTCCCTGTGCCACCGTGAAGTTCATCATCACCATGGAGACTGGCGACCAGTTGTGCGGGGCTGGCATCACCGATCAGCGTATCGTCGCCGCTGCCGCCATAAAGCTTGTCATTCCCGGCATCCCCGGCCAGATAATCGTTGTCCTCGTCGCCGCGCAGCACATCGGCACCGCCACCGCCGTAGAGAAAATCATCCCCTGCGCCACCGGCCAGATGATCATCCCCCTGCAGCTCGGCACTCAGCGTTTCGGACGGATGATTGTCACCATACAGAATGTCGGCATCAGCGCCACCGAACAGCACATCATCCCCGGCACCGCCGATCACCAGATCCTCTCCATCATCACCGAACAGGGTATCGTCCCCCCCCTGGCCGAGGATCTGATCGTCGCCGGCACCACCTTCGACATAGTCGTTACCGTCGCGCGCGGCGAGTTGGTCTGATTGCGAATCGGCCCAGATCAGGTCATTCCCCGCTCCGCCGAAGATGATATCCGTCTCGGATTCACCATGGATTTCGTCATTGCCCGCGCCCCCGAGCAGGATATCGGCCCCGGCGCCGCCGGCCAGAAGATCGTTTTCATCGCCGCCCTCCAGCACATCGTCACCGCCGTTGCCGATCAGGATGTCCCGATCCGCGCCGCCCGAGAGTGTGTCGGCACCGTCATTGCCCACCAGCACGTCGTTGCCGGCGTCGCCGTTCAGGATGACCCCCGCGCTGGCGCTGTTCTCCGGCTGAATCATATGTTCCCAGGATCGGGCCGGCGCCACCCCGTCGGGAGCTTTGGTCGGATGATAATAGGTGATCTTGAACGCGTCATCGGCGCCGATACTGAATTCATAGGTCCAGCCGTCCCCCAGGACCGAATCGCCGGCGTAGCTGCCAGGCGCCACGCCACTCCAGAATGAGGCGGCAAGGTAACCGCTCTCCGTCACCACGAGCCCGTCGGCATGGCCGGACTGCCAGCGTTGACTGACATCGGCCCAGAGCGCATCGGCGGTGATATCCCCCGTGGGCTGGTCGACGTAAAACCATTCGCGGCCATTCGCGGTAATCAGGTCGTCGCCAGCCCCGCCGTTCACCCGGCTGCCGCCCCCGATCCAGCTGACCAGATCATTGCCGCTGCCCGCCTCGATGATGTCGGCGCCGCCGCGCCCGGCGATCCAGTCGTTACCGGCTCCGCCGTCAAGGATGTCGTCGCCGCTGCTGCCGAACACCATGTCGCGCCCGGCCTGGGCATAAACTTCCTGCCCGACGCTTGAATCATCGAATATGTAGTTGGCGTTCGCGTCGCCCGGCGCCACGGCCACCTGCGGCGCAGCCGGGGTGTCCATCAGGTTGATGCCGAACTGCCCCGTTTGAAAGTCGGTCCCCAGGTCGATGCTGCCGCCATCGGCGAAGGTGAGTACCCAGCTTGATCCTTGAGTCAAGGTGATATTGCCGGAATTGCTGGTCCATTGGTTTGAACCGGTGCCGGATTGAGTGAAAATCCCGGTCGCCACATCGATAACAGTTCCGTCGGCATCGGCCAGCAGGATCTTTCCCAGGCCGTCACTATCGATCAGGGTGTCGTTCCCGTCGCCGGGTTTGTAGATGTAGGTGTCGTTGCCTGCACCGCCATTCAGGATGTCGTCGCCGGAGCCGCCCTGTAAGATGTCGTTTCCCGTGCCGCCGATCAGCTGATCGTCACCCTGAGAACCGATAAGAATATCGTTCCCCCCGCCGCCGTCGATCTGTTCGATATTTTCAACAAGGGTGCCTGAGAGATCGATGGTATCGGCCAGAACAGTACCTGAGATGGTGTCGTTACCATCACCACCGTCAATTTTTTCGATGGAATTGTCGGAAGTCAGCCTGTTGAAACTGATGATGTCATCCCAATTACTGCCGACAATCTGGTCGATACCTTCCCCGCCATCAACGCTGTCGACCCCGTTATCGGTCCCTTGATAGCCGAAAGTGTCATTGTCATCTCCACCGCTGAGGATGTCATTTCCTTGGCCTCCTTCGATGTAGTCATTTCCAAAACCACCGGAAACAGTGTCGTTTCCAGCCATGCCGTAAAGATGGTCGTCATGCGCGGCGCCGGCAAGCGTATCATTTTCATTCGAACCGAAGGTGTAACGGGCCTGATCCAGCAAACTGCTCCTTTTCCCGGAACTAATACTGATATTTTCGCCATCGGTTCTGATATCGGTGAAAAGAATCGGCGGACCATCGCCTCCGATGTCGGTGGTATCAGTGAGATTGGCCTTGATCAGACTGGCCAGAAATTCCGCGCGATCAGACAGGTACATGTTGGTGAGTTGCCCCTGTCCCGTCTCGGGATTGTAGATATCCAACTCGCCATTCTGATTGAAGTTGCTGTAATCGACACCCTTGACGACGAACGGATTACCGTTGACCAGCGCGTAGCGATAGGCAATGTCGTTACGTGCCAGGCCTTCGATTTTGGTGGGGGAGTCAGGGGTGATACTGCCGTCTGCAGCGGCTGTGCCGAGGAGTTCAATACTCAGGCCGGAAGTATTATCTAGTGCCTGTTCAAGTTCGATGATGCGATTATGAATCGCGGTCCGTTTTAAAAAATCCCCCGCCTTTATCCACCCATCTACCCCAGCGGCGATATCATTGGGCTTGTCTGCCAGACGAGAGCTCTGATCGGGCAATAACAACCCAGTGAGGGCGTCGAGTAATACTTCTTCACTTTTGCCCGGGTCGAAAGAAGCAGCTTTTAACAAGGCCCCCGTACCTGTTAGCCCGATATTTGGAGTCAACCGTTCAAACAATGCCTGCACAGCCAGAGAATCCATAAACGGCTCGATCATATGACTGTTTTGTTCCGTGGTAACGAATTGTTGCTGGCCTGGCTGGGTTCCAGTGATCAGGGTTGAAGAAACACCCGATCCATCATTCCCAGGGACAGAGTCTTCGCTGACCATGACTTGGATATTTCCAAAATCTGCCAAAGGGGGTGTGCTCAGGTGTGGTGCGAAAAAAGTATCAACGAATTCATCTGTCAGCTTTTTCCCCAAAGAGATAATGCCGACACCATCTCCGGGGAAAGTACTGATGCCGAGATCAGGATCAAAACCTGGAGCATTGTATGTAACTGTAGCATCGAATAAATCTGGAAATAGGCGCTGTCCAATCGCAGCCAAGTGTCCGCCGAGTGAATGACCTGTGATAGTGACATTATCCGCGGGGTCCAACAGGCCGAGTCCTGTCCCCGTTTGCGTGGCCACAACCGAGAGATAACGTGGAGGAAGGAGTTGGACAGTGATGTACTCACTTGAGGATGGAGCCATCAAGCTTTCTACCAACTCCAACTGCAAAACATCAGTAGCGCCCTCGGGGGCCTGAAGACACTGCACATAGTTGAACAGGCTCACCGCCTGCGATATGGCCATGCCGTAACTGCCTATTTCCTGCAGGTCGGCTTTGAAAAGATCTGAATATGCCTGGCCCTCGACGTTTGGTTCAGTCCCGGCAATGGCTAGGACCTTTTCGACGGTGGCGGAGTTGGTGAACAGGGAGGCTTTGAATCCGGCGGTGTCGTTGGGATGGTAGTCGGCGACTTGCCAACCTTGTCCACCATCGGTTACAGGGGCGAATATTTTTTCACCGAGGGTATCGATCACACCTGAAAATTGCCCAGGTATCCTGGGGTTGTCTGGGCTGCTGGCATCCTCAATCATCTCTTGAGGCGTTAGCCCTGAACGCTTGCGCCAATTCACATAGGCCAATGTTGAAAAAAGCGAGTACCGGTAATAATCCTGAATATTCATTTAAATCCCCCTTCTGACATTTTTGGTTTCAATGTCGCCCGAACGACATCACTTCCACCCAACCTAAGAACATCACTTTTCTGTGTAGGCTCATTGCCACAAGACCAGGGATGAAAACCTGATCCAGAACCGGACAATCCAATAATTATGTTGTCCCACCAACCTGGATAGATTGAGAAAGCTACCAATTCGCCAAGAACTTCATCACTTTGAATATCAATCACCTGATAGCTTGTTCTTGCAAAATATTTGTCAATTACACGGTGGTTATCACCTGACTTTAATTGGTTTCGGCTGATAAACTTCTGAACTCTTTGATGGACTGGCTTACCATTAACCATTGTGTAACGGCTCATTTTGTCACCACCTCCACTTTCAACATATTGGAAGCCAAATTTTGACCAAACTTCGATACTGCTATCCCCCAAAAAACCCTCCGCCTCCACCGTTTTGTACACATGCAGCCCCCCCTCCTCACGACACAACCGCTCAGCATCCCGACCAATCATGTAAACATCCCAGAACGGAAGCGTCAGCAGCACTAGTGCCACCAAAACTAGAAACGGCAAAGCCGATTTAATTTTCCGGTAGAGCCACCAAAACAAACCAAGCACCAACGGCAGATACAACGCCACATAAGCCATCTTGCCAAGATCGGTCATATACATATGTTCAGGCAGCATTAAAGACCTCCTCGCGAGGAAGGGTTTTATAGAAAAGGCCTGAGTCCTGATTGGCCAGCGCATCGTGATAGGCGATGTCGATACCGGTGGAGGAGTCGGGTGTGAAGGTGCCATCTGCCGTGGTTGTGCCGAGAAGGTCGAGACTCAGGCCGGTTCGATTGGTCACTTCAATGGAGATATCGTGCAGGCAGGCGATGGTGTGAATATTCCATCTGGTGAAGGTATCGGCCCCGCCCAACAGCCCGAAAAGGTTTGCAATATTGGTATCAGCATTGCCGCTTAATCCACTGATTAACCCGGTCATGAAACCGGCACCATTAATTGTGAGCGCTTCAACACCAGTGTCGGGAAACAAGCGGGTAAACGCAGCCGCCAGGTGTCCGCCTAGACTGTGTCCGGTAACCGTCAGTTGCGCTCCGGCAGAGATGGCCTCTGCTCCCACACGTCGCGGATCGCCAGTGGCATATGTGTGACGAGGGGACGTTGGTAAGTTATGTAAGTTATTCATCCCCTAACCTTTCCAGCCTGCTCTGACTTCGCCTGTTCAATCGCCAATTTCACCGCGACGTGGCTCCTGCCCGTCAGCCGACCCAACATCGAAAGTGTCGCGCCAGCTTTTTCGTGCGCGGCAACAAAGAATAATTTGCGCGCATGACTCACACTCCGACTTCGGCTGGCGCCGAGGATTTGTTCTCGACTGATTCCGCTCTTTTCTGCCACGTCTTGCAATATCTCATCGACAGCGAGCTTCTTGCTGTCACCGCCGTGTTCGCTGTCACGCAGTACCGATGCGACGAAATCGCCGTCGCCAAGAATCCTTGCGTCCGACAGCTCACGCTCCTCAAGACTTCTTGCCATGATCGCTGCCGACCCGCCGGCGCTTCGGATTAATCCTCCCCCGCGCAATTCCTCGCGGCGCCCCTGACTGAAACCATCCGCCACGAATCGACGGTAACCGACCACCGCAGTTCTTTGCCGGTCTGAAAATCGCGACAATACCGCCGCGATGTCCTGCACGTCGTAATCTCGTTTTCCCAGAATCACGGCGTGCCCGGTATATTGATACGTGGCCAACTCGTCGAGACTCCTGACGATACCGGCACGGACAGGGTTGAGATGGATGTAACGGACCAGCTCCAGAAAATAGGCCTCCTCATCAACCACAATGCTCTTGAACCGGTTCTGAAACAAATGCCCCTGTCGTTTGTGCCGCAAGTTGTACGTCACGGCATGCCCGGTCATCAAGCGGCGCATCATCGGCGATAAACGTCCCTCGCCGCCGCGCAACAACAGATGGAAATGATTCGACATCAAAGCCCATGCATAGAGCTGTGGGCCTCCTGGCATACTGACGCCATCCGTCAAGCGCTTCAAAAAACCGTCCCGGTCATCATCGTCACGAAAAAGATCCTGCCCTTCGATCCCTCGCGCCATGACGTGATGAACCAATCCCGGCATATCCAGTCTCGGCTGCCTCGGCAATTCCGCCCCTCCACTTTCTCGATTTCATCTGATAACTTACATAACTTACCTACGTCCCCTTAGATATACTCTCCTTTTCCCTACCTTGATTTCCGCGGCAACGGTCATTCCCGATGTGATGGTGGTCGTTATCCCCTTAACGTGCAATGCAGACTAACGGCACGTTAAACCAATGCACCTTCCCGAATTGAAATCCAATACTCGCGAATGCCCTGCGTTTCCCGTAGGAATTTGCACTCCCTTCGGGACGATAAACGTAACAGCATGCGCTCCGAAAAGTCCTGCCGGGAATTCCATTTCCCCAAGAACTACATAGTATTTCAATCCCACGCTGAAAAAAGCATCAGATCTTTTGCCGCTAAGGTTCCGCCAAGTGTCAAAGTCCCGCTCAGTCGCCAAACGCAGTAATCCCTTCGCAATTAATTGGTCAAGGCCCGCTTCCCCAGCAGCCGGAAGATTAGATAATGTGACATTATCTGGGGGTCTCGTCTTTTGGTGCATAATTGCACCCCTTGCACCGATTTCTAGATTTCCATTATCTGCCAGATAATAATTCCCAACAGTTCGGTTGAATACCTGAGATATCACCGCATCTGCATTAACCGCTTCATTTCGAGTGATATAAAAATAGCCACACTGATTTTTACTCCCCCCACTGGAATTCAAAATGGGCACTCTTGAATCAAGTCCAGCCAGTTCTTGACGTAGGTATCCGGAGACGAAAACGCCCGCAATTTTAGTTCGAGACGACGAATGGATTGACCATACCGATGGTTCATAGGCTCCAAGTGCTAAAACGACAAATTCGTCGGGTTCGTCGATATAAACATCGAACCGAGTTGCTTCATGACCGGAGCGGTCTATTGACTTTCCCATTTTACGACCGTGGTAAGCCCCCCCGACATATAGTCGATAGTCGGCTGGCAGACGCTTTCTGAACAGAAGAGATTGATCAACAATTTGGGGGAGCTTTTGGGGGAGCTTTTGGGGGAGCTTTTGGGGGAGCTTTTGGGGCAGATTCTGGGGCGGACTTTTGGGTTTGCTGACAGGCAAGGTCGGTCGGGATGGCACCGGAACTTTCACCAAAGGCGGCGCAGCAATAGGATGGAACTGACCTTTCCGAGGACTAAAAATATGGCTCCGATAAGCATTTCTTCCAAGAGCAAACAGAAGGAGTAAACCCAGAACAGCCAACGTTATCCAGAGACTGTTTCGGTTCTCAGACTTCATTGCTCGATAGGGCGCCCGGGAACCCGGAGAGGACGTACCCTGTCCCCGAGTTGCCTCTCCTTCTAATCTGCGATGCTGTGCATATGCTGACTTCTCCTTTGCACCCAATGGGCGGTCTTTAACAACAAAAGTATCTGGCTTTTTCAAACCCTTCGGCGGGATTTTTTTCTTTGGCGGCGGAGCCAGCCAAGCAACCAAAAGAAAGACCACCCCAGCCGCTATAAGGGCAAGGATATTCGCAAGTTGACCTAAAGAGGTAAAATCGAGTACCACCAGTTTTACAGCGGCTGCTACCAGCAAAAGAGCACCGCATCCCCATAAGGTTCTGGATGAGCTTTTGGTCCCCCACCACGCCATGACTCCTCCGCAAACAGCCCACATTAGGGACACTATTGCGGGAAGATTCATTCTGCCCAAATCTAGAACCGTCATGACTCGGGCTGGACCCAGAAGACGCAAAAGAGTCGCTTGCAACACCATTGCCCCGGAAAAAATTGGAATAATTTCTAAAAATACAAGTTTCTTTTTTTCTTCGAGGTGAAGAAATGCTGGAAAAATAAACAGATAGACAAGGGCAAGAATTTCAAAAGAAACTGCCAATAGAGATCGTTCGATGTGCAGAGTAACAGCGAAACCGAGCCCTAATACGATGAGATAATAATTGCACGGCCAAACCACTTCGCTGATCCATATTCTCTCCCCCAAACCAAAACGGTTTGCGCTCAAGCCGATCATTGCCGCAACTGTCCATACACATGCTCCAAAAAACAGAGGCTCAACTCCTACGGCCTTGGCTGATTCAAGTATCCATGGCAAAAGCGTCATTGGAAGCAGGCCAAGGGCCAAAGATCGTCCATCCCTCGGTCCCAGCGATCCTTTTGCTGTCAAGACAACACCTCCAACAAACACAAGAGATGTCAGTAAAAGAAAGAGCAAAGGAAACAGCTGAGCAGCTTCCTTGGCGGCCCAGTATCCGACAACAAGTACCAATAAAACTGCAATGGCCGTAATACCTTGCTGCCATGCACGCTTTCTAGCCCATACGGCCATACCACAGGTCGTTGCCAATAGCATTGCATAAGCAAATTGTGCTATGAATTTGAAATTGAAGCGCTCCAATTCAATGCCAACAGCCAACATCGTCCAACCGACTGCAAACCCACCAATAATCAGGCTTAATTTAAGTTTTTGCCCCATTGCAACCAAGGCGGCGCCAGCCAGCAATACCACTGAAATCAAACGTTGGGCAAAAACTTCATTGAATCCTGCAGGCCCGCCAGAACCTTCCATCAAAGAATTCATCACTGTCAAAAATCCCAGCAGTAAAACAATTCCAGCAAGAACTTCCTTCTGATCGTGCATGAAACCAAGCCGAGGGGCCAATGCCAACAAGGTTACACTCAAGGCAAGGAATACCAGTGCCCAAGGCACCGTCGTCATGTACAGCAATATGGCCCCGAAAAGAAAAAAAACAGCCACAACCCCATGCAAGAAAGCTTCTTCTCTTTTGAGGATGTATAACAGCGCACTTGCCCCTCCCCAAATTACGGCCAGGAGGATATATCCCAAAGCTCCCTCACGGTGGTAGCCGGGCGCGATACTGAGAGTCAGACAAGCTGCGACCCCTGGAAGGGAGATGAAATACAATTTGTCAAAACGACTCAACCACTTTCCAGAAACGGTTGTTCTTTCAATAAGAGGCATTGCCAGAT
Above is a genomic segment from Geopsychrobacter electrodiphilus DSM 16401 containing:
- a CDS encoding helix-turn-helix domain-containing protein gives rise to the protein MPRQPRLDMPGLVHHVMARGIEGQDLFRDDDDRDGFLKRLTDGVSMPGGPQLYAWALMSNHFHLLLRGGEGRLSPMMRRLMTGHAVTYNLRHKRQGHLFQNRFKSIVVDEEAYFLELVRYIHLNPVRAGIVRSLDELATYQYTGHAVILGKRDYDVQDIAAVLSRFSDRQRTAVVGYRRFVADGFSQGRREELRGGGLIRSAGGSAAIMARSLEERELSDARILGDGDFVASVLRDSEHGGDSKKLAVDEILQDVAEKSGISREQILGASRSRSVSHARKLFFVAAHEKAGATLSMLGRLTGRSHVAVKLAIEQAKSEQAGKVRG
- a CDS encoding DUF2339 domain-containing protein produces the protein MMISLMIFFGMVLLFGSLFLSESWGERGSWKRPIGLGTWLVSGNWPAKVGGGLLLLGIGAFLRYAMIQIQISPELKLGSGFIISATLAAGAFLIRTRSKGRAVYLALAGTAAGVAYLTAYSAYGFFGYIGEIKALSLLVLVALATGIFAINASSMSIAILAMTGAFLAPAFSLSTPAPIPVYGYYLAVSALSFTMTILRRWHGLIHLSFLFTLAGSLFFGWTAEFFQPEFYPVMQPLLLALVALHLAMPLIERTTVSGKWLSRFDKLYFISLPGVAACLTLSIAPGYHREGALGYILLAVIWGGASALLYILKREEAFLHGVVAVFFLFGAILLYMTTVPWALVFLALSVTLLALAPRLGFMHDQKEVLAGIVLLLGFLTVMNSLMEGSGGPAGFNEVFAQRLISVVLLAGAALVAMGQKLKLSLIIGGFAVGWTMLAVGIELERFNFKFIAQFAYAMLLATTCGMAVWARKRAWQQGITAIAVLLVLVVGYWAAKEAAQLFPLLFLLLTSLVFVGGVVLTAKGSLGPRDGRSLALGLLPMTLLPWILESAKAVGVEPLFFGACVWTVAAMIGLSANRFGLGERIWISEVVWPCNYYLIVLGLGFAVTLHIERSLLAVSFEILALVYLFIFPAFLHLEEKKKLVFLEIIPIFSGAMVLQATLLRLLGPARVMTVLDLGRMNLPAIVSLMWAVCGGVMAWWGTKSSSRTLWGCGALLLVAAAVKLVVLDFTSLGQLANILALIAAGVVFLLVAWLAPPPKKKIPPKGLKKPDTFVVKDRPLGAKEKSAYAQHRRLEGEATRGQGTSSPGSRAPYRAMKSENRNSLWITLAVLGLLLLFALGRNAYRSHIFSPRKGQFHPIAAPPLVKVPVPSRPTLPVSKPKSPPQNLPQKLPQKLPQKLPQKLPQIVDQSLLFRKRLPADYRLYVGGAYHGRKMGKSIDRSGHEATRFDVYIDEPDEFVVLALGAYEPSVWSIHSSSRTKIAGVFVSGYLRQELAGLDSRVPILNSSGGSKNQCGYFYITRNEAVNADAVISQVFNRTVGNYYLADNGNLEIGARGAIMHQKTRPPDNVTLSNLPAAGEAGLDQLIAKGLLRLATERDFDTWRNLSGKRSDAFFSVGLKYYVVLGEMEFPAGLFGAHAVTFIVPKGVQIPTGNAGHSRVLDFNSGRCIGLTCR